The Funiculus sociatus GB2-C1 genomic interval CTTCAGCCCAGATGGGCAAACATTAGCCAGTGGGAGTGCCGATCAAACTATTAAGCTTTGGAATCCCAACAACGGCATCCGGATTCGGACTCTTACTGGGCATTCCGACTGGGTTAATTCTGTCAGCTTCAGTCCGGATGGGCAAACATTAGCTAGTGGCAGCAATGACGGCACGATCAAGATTTGGAATCTTGCCACCGGAGAACTGCAAAGCACTCTCAAAGGAAAGGCAGTTATGGTTAATTCCGTCGCCTTCAGCCCCAAGGGCCAGACGTTAGCTAGTGGCAGTTTAGATAATATTATCAAGCTGTGGAATCCTCGCACTGGCGAACTCAAAAATACGATTACAGGTGATTTAAACCAAGTTAATTCTTTTGCATTTAATCCTGATGGGCAGACGATAGCCAGTGGCACTAATGACGGCATTATTAATATTTTGCAAGTGCCAAAATGAAAAAGCAAAAAAATGAGTTTAGTTTGAGATTTGAGTCCAAAAATCCAACATTAAAAAGCCTTTGTTGGGCTTCGCTGAATCGCTCAATCCAACCTACAATTATTGTCAACTAGCACTAATATTTTGTATGACGATACCCTTCATCTAGAAGCAAAGACACCTTTTTGAGGATAGCGATCGCGCAATATCACATACAAACGCGATCGCCACAGGTGCAGTGAGGCAGTCTAACACCAGGTCAGATTTCCCTAGATAGCGATCGCCGCCATTTGCTGAGAACTTTCTTTGAGCATTTGGGCGATCACATCAGCGGGGACAGGACGACTAAAGTAGAACCCCTGACCTTCTTCACATCCCCGTTTTTGCAGGTAGTCAAGCTGTTCTTGGGTTTCTATGCCCTCTGCCGTAATGTTCAACCGCAGGCTCTTTGCCAGGGCAATGATCGCATCAGTGACGGCGGCGCTATCAGGATTGGATGTTACATCCTGCACAAATGACCGATCGATCTTGAGCATCGTAACCGGAAAACGCTTCAAGTAGTTCAAAGAGGAATAGCCAGTGCCAAAATCATCTAAAGCTAGCGATATACCCAGTTCTCGTAATTTCTCTAGAGTATTAACCGATCGCTGAACGTCCCCCATCAAGAAGCTTTCAGTTACTTCTAGTTCCAAGTAAGATGCTTCCAGTCCGGTTTCCTCAAGGATTTTGCTGACGACTTCGACTAGATTTTGTTGTTCAAACTGTCGCGCTGACAGATTTACCGATATCCGAATTGCAGGAAGTCCGGCAAGCTGCCAAGCACGAGTTTGGGCGCAGGCAGTTCGCAAAACCCATTCCCCAATTGGCACAATCGAACCATTGGCTTCTGCAATCGGAATAAACTTGGCGGGAGAAACTAAACCTTGGGTGGGATGTTGCCAGCGAACCAGCGCTTCCATTGCTGTGATTTGTCTGCTGTGCAAATCAATCAAGGGTTGGTAATAAACCACCATTTCGTTACGCTCAAGCGCTCCATGTAATTCATTTTCTAATGCCAGTCGTTCCTGCAACTGAGCATTCACTTCTGGTGAATAGAACTGATATTGGCTACGTCCTTGTTGTTTTGCCTGATATAGCGCCAGACGAGCCTGTTGCAACAGTTTATCCACACCATTGCGATCTTCTAGGTCATTAACTGCGATACCAATACTGGCTGTAATCCGAATCGAGGTACCCTCTAAAAAGAAGGGTTTTGCTAGCGTACTGACTACCAACTGGGATAGCTTGATCGCGCTCTCAAAGGAGGGAATTTCCGTCAGAGCGATCGCAAATTCATCTTCACTTATATGAGCCAAGATATCTGTTTGACTCGTACAGGTTGTCAAACGCTGGGCAATTGCTCTTAACAGCAAATTTAATGTTTCCTGCTCCAAGGTATGACTCATGTCAGTGAAATCGTCGATACCCAGCAAAAGCACTGCAACCAGCCGCTGATCGTTTTCAGATTGGGATACTGTCTGATGCAGGCGCTCGCGGAATAAATCTCGATTAGGTAATCCAGTCAGTGCATCGTAGTTACTGATGTAGTGAATTAATTCATCTAATTTATGAATCGTTTGCGAGGTATCTGCCATCAATGTGCCTGCTTCATCGGCAAACTCTGTGGGCAGTTCGGGTAATTTTTTGGTATTTAAATAGTCTTGCAATGCAGCAGATGTCAAAATGACCGGGGCGAGGAGGTGGCGTATTGCATACAGAGTGGCTGCTGTACCCGCTAAGGTAGCCAACAGAGCAATAACCAGAACTCGCACTGTCATTTCCCAGGAATAAGAGTTTGAAATAACGAAAGTAGTCAGTAAGGTTAAAAGTGGTACGTGAGTGCCTAAAAATGCCACCAACATAATTTTGGCGGTATAACTTCTCTTAAGCAATCCGAACTGAGCTAGGAAGGAGTACAGGGCAAGCTGGCAATTGAGTTTCATAGATGCGAAGGGTTGAAAGGGGGTAAATTACTTATTAAGTATTATGGCAAAAGAATATCTGAAATTCGGGAGATAAAGATAATATTTTCCTTTGAATCAACCGATATTAGATTATATTTATGACCTTAAATATAGCTAGTTAAGTAAACTAAATTTTAAAATGTTTGATACATCTACCTCCACAATACAATTTGGGATCACAAGTGTTGACCGTAGAATCACTGATTTATGAATATATTAAGAATAAATAAAATTTTCATCTCCGACAAATGGGGGAAAGTGAAGGCGATCGCTAATATTTTTAATCGGTTGTGGAAAGTCTGGGTTAGGTGAAATAGCACCTTGGTAACATCTGTCCGGTTGAGTAGTTTGGATTGAAGCTATGCGCTGGGAATTCGGCCGTAAAAGCAGCAACGTTGAGGACAGGCGCGGGGGTGGGGTTTCTGGACCTCTAGTTGGGGGTGGCATTGGGACAATCGTTCTGGCGGTGATTGTTGCCCTGTTGGGGGGCGATCCCGGTGCGGTGTTGCAGCAAGGACAAGAACAACTGCCGAGCGATCGCCACCCTGAAGGGAAATGCCACCTTAATTAATTCTGTTGCTTTCAGTCCCAAGGGGCAAACGTTAGCCAGTGGCAGTTTAGATAATACTATCAAGCTGTGGAATCCCCGCACTGGCGAACTCAAAAGCACTCTGGCAGGAGATGACAGCCAAGTAAATTCCTTTGCCTTCAGCCCCAATGGGCAAATAGCGAGTGGAAGTAATGACGGCAGCATTAAGATTTGGCAAGTGCCTACTCAAGAATGAGAAGAAAGGTTTTTCGAGATTAACAATTTCCACTGCCTAAGGTGCTAACTTTTGACACGTTTGCTGCCTTGTCCTTTGCAGTTCAAATTCAAAAACGCGATCGCCCATTTGAATAATTTACTACTCTCGCCGCCAGCAACTACACTGTAGATTTTGAGGGTCAGACGTAAATAACCTGCAACAGAGGTGAGTGAGCCATGTACGTATTGATTGGTGGAGCAGGGCTGGTCGGGCTGAACTTAGCCCAACAATTAGTAGAATTGGGACACACGGTTGCCGTCATCGATCCCGATCCCACCGCCTGCCGATATGCTCGTGAACAAGTAGGAGCGATGGCTTTTGAAGGCAGTGCCGTCAGTACGCAAGTGCTAATAGAAGCAGGCATTCGCAAGGCAAATGCGCTTGTTGCCGCCCTCCGCAATGATGCTTTAAATCTGG includes:
- a CDS encoding putative bifunctional diguanylate cyclase/phosphodiesterase, with translation MKLNCQLALYSFLAQFGLLKRSYTAKIMLVAFLGTHVPLLTLLTTFVISNSYSWEMTVRVLVIALLATLAGTAATLYAIRHLLAPVILTSAALQDYLNTKKLPELPTEFADEAGTLMADTSQTIHKLDELIHYISNYDALTGLPNRDLFRERLHQTVSQSENDQRLVAVLLLGIDDFTDMSHTLEQETLNLLLRAIAQRLTTCTSQTDILAHISEDEFAIALTEIPSFESAIKLSQLVVSTLAKPFFLEGTSIRITASIGIAVNDLEDRNGVDKLLQQARLALYQAKQQGRSQYQFYSPEVNAQLQERLALENELHGALERNEMVVYYQPLIDLHSRQITAMEALVRWQHPTQGLVSPAKFIPIAEANGSIVPIGEWVLRTACAQTRAWQLAGLPAIRISVNLSARQFEQQNLVEVVSKILEETGLEASYLELEVTESFLMGDVQRSVNTLEKLRELGISLALDDFGTGYSSLNYLKRFPVTMLKIDRSFVQDVTSNPDSAAVTDAIIALAKSLRLNITAEGIETQEQLDYLQKRGCEEGQGFYFSRPVPADVIAQMLKESSQQMAAIAI
- a CDS encoding WD40 repeat domain-containing protein, which translates into the protein MRCCSKDKNNCRAIATLKGNATLINSVAFSPKGQTLASGSLDNTIKLWNPRTGELKSTLAGDDSQVNSFAFSPNGQIASGSNDGSIKIWQVPTQE